The genomic interval ACCACAATGGCCGTGTGATGTATATTCGCATAGACAGGTATCTGCAACAACGAGCAACTCTGGAACCTCTTTTTTGATGAGGCGGGTTGCCTGCTGTACAATCCCGCTTTCACTAAAGGCACCGGTCCCTTGTTCATCCTTTTCATTTGGAACCCCAAACAGCATGACTGCTCTAATTCCAAGTGATCTCAATTCTTCTGCTTCTTCTTTCAGGTGGTCAAGCGATATTTGATAAACACCTGGCATAGAAGGTACTTCATTTTTTATATCTTCACCTTCCATGATGAACAACGGATAAATGAAATCGTCCATTTTCAGTTCATTTTCACGCACAAGCGACCGCATTGCCGCTGACGAACGCAGCCGTCGATGTCGTTTAAATTGTTCATTCATCATCAATCTCCCCTTTCTGTTCAATGTAGCTTCCCATTTTATCCAGCATTCCATCGATTGTGAATTCATCCGGGATTAAAAGATTACGCAAACCAAAATCCATCGCGCGCTCCTCTGTCGTTGTCCCGATACAGGCTATTAACGCATCAGTCTTATCTTGAGTTTCCTTCATTTTCATAAACGCCTCAACCGATGATGGACTCGTAAACGTAATAATGTCAGGTTTGTTTTGTTGCAGTTGCCGGTTCAACTCGTCTTTCATGGCAAAATTAAAGCCCGTTTCGTAAACTTCCATTTGTCTAAATGGAATACCTTGCTCTTTGAACCAGTCCGGGAGAATATTCCGTGACCTGTTCCCCCTAATAAGAAGTATTGGTTTGTCCGTATACGTATTCGACAACGTGAATTCCTTCGTCATCGTTTCCGCACTATAGACAGACGGAATAAAATCCGCTTGGAATCCATGTTTTTCGAGTTCTATGGCCGTTTTATGTCCAACAGCTGCAAACTTGCTTCCTGCTAAAATTTCTTCAGTCGCTGCTCCATAATGGTTGAGAAGCGTAAAAAAACAATGAACCCCGTTAACACTTGTGAAAAACAGCCAACTGAATTGCTCATTTCCTTGAAGCAGTCCCATTTCCTCCCGTCCACCTTTACACAAGATTTGTAATAAGGGGACTTCAATCGGGATACCTCCAAGTTTTCGTACTTTATGTGAAAATAATTTTGCCTGTTTTTCACCCCGGGTGATGAGAATTTTTTTCCCATGCAACTGGAAAGGCATCAGATGTCAAGCTCCTCTTTCACTTTTTCTATAATTTCTTTAGCTCCTTGGCTGATCAGC from Lentibacillus cibarius carries:
- a CDS encoding uroporphyrinogen-III synthase; the encoded protein is MPFQLHGKKILITRGEKQAKLFSHKVRKLGGIPIEVPLLQILCKGGREEMGLLQGNEQFSWLFFTSVNGVHCFFTLLNHYGAATEEILAGSKFAAVGHKTAIELEKHGFQADFIPSVYSAETMTKEFTLSNTYTDKPILLIRGNRSRNILPDWFKEQGIPFRQMEVYETGFNFAMKDELNRQLQQNKPDIITFTSPSSVEAFMKMKETQDKTDALIACIGTTTEERAMDFGLRNLLIPDEFTIDGMLDKMGSYIEQKGEIDDE